In one Bradyrhizobium sp. 4 genomic region, the following are encoded:
- a CDS encoding helix-turn-helix transcriptional regulator, producing MEKSLKSAEYARLIALLVATRHKAGIRQHALAKKLRKPQSFVAKYEGGERRLDVVEFIAIAEALGADPRKLLRRFMMEKAKSSSKAILAASRARQ from the coding sequence ATGGAAAAATCCCTCAAATCCGCCGAATATGCCCGTCTCATCGCCCTTCTTGTCGCAACGCGACATAAGGCCGGGATCCGTCAGCACGCCCTCGCCAAGAAGCTACGCAAGCCGCAATCCTTCGTGGCCAAATACGAGGGCGGCGAACGTCGGTTGGATGTCGTTGAGTTCATTGCCATTGCGGAGGCGCTTGGGGCCGATCCACGGAAGCTGCTTCGGCGGTTTATGATGGAGAAGGCCAAATCATCTTCAAAGGCGATCTTGGCAGCCTCTCGGGCTCGCCAATAA
- a CDS encoding DNA methyltransferase has translation MSDFRVEHLGIAELKPNPANARRHSRKQLHQIAASIREFGFNSIVVADEEGVILVGHGRIEGARLAGLERVPVLRVGHLTPAQKTAFSLADNKVALNSDWDTDQLRVLWRELTGAEVNFDLEVTGFETAEIDLLVDGEAMREKPDRSDLVSPVRSDAVSRIGDLWTLGEHRLLCGDACDAASFADLMDGDQARLVFTDPPYNVRIDGHVSGLGAVKHREFKMASGEMSSAEFAGFLAMVFGNMAQVSLDGAIHFICMDWRHLGEVLKAAGGVYSELKNVCVWNKSNGGMGSFYRSKHELVFVYKVGQAAHLNTIELGKHGRYRTNVWDYAGANSFRSGRDAELEMHPTVKPTALVIDAIKDCSRRGDIVLDPFCGSGTTIMAAQKCRRRARAIELDPLYVDVAIRRWQAYTGQPATMALTGESFTEVEQRRADPLQ, from the coding sequence ATGAGTGATTTCCGCGTCGAGCACCTAGGCATTGCCGAGCTGAAGCCGAACCCGGCGAATGCCAGGCGGCATTCGCGCAAGCAGCTGCACCAGATCGCCGCCTCGATTCGCGAGTTCGGGTTCAACAGCATCGTTGTGGCCGATGAGGAGGGGGTGATCCTGGTCGGCCATGGCCGGATCGAGGGCGCCCGCCTTGCGGGATTGGAGCGGGTGCCGGTGCTGCGGGTCGGCCATTTGACACCCGCGCAGAAGACCGCGTTCTCGCTCGCCGACAACAAGGTTGCGCTGAACTCGGATTGGGATACGGACCAGCTGCGCGTGCTCTGGCGCGAGCTGACGGGCGCCGAGGTCAATTTCGATCTGGAAGTGACCGGCTTCGAGACTGCCGAGATTGATCTCTTGGTCGATGGCGAAGCGATGCGCGAGAAGCCGGATCGCAGTGATCTGGTTTCACCGGTCCGGTCAGATGCGGTGTCGCGGATCGGAGATCTCTGGACTCTCGGAGAGCATCGTCTGCTGTGCGGCGATGCATGCGATGCGGCTTCGTTTGCCGATCTGATGGACGGCGACCAGGCCCGTTTGGTCTTCACCGATCCCCCCTACAATGTGCGGATCGATGGTCATGTCAGCGGGCTTGGGGCGGTGAAGCATCGCGAATTCAAGATGGCCTCAGGCGAGATGAGCTCAGCCGAGTTTGCCGGGTTCCTGGCCATGGTGTTCGGCAATATGGCGCAGGTGAGCCTGGACGGCGCGATCCATTTCATCTGCATGGATTGGCGTCATTTGGGCGAGGTGTTGAAGGCGGCCGGAGGGGTCTATTCCGAGCTGAAGAATGTTTGCGTCTGGAATAAGAGCAATGGCGGCATGGGGTCATTCTACCGTTCCAAGCACGAGCTGGTGTTCGTCTACAAGGTGGGCCAGGCGGCGCATTTGAATACGATCGAGCTCGGCAAGCACGGCCGCTATCGCACCAATGTATGGGACTACGCCGGCGCGAACAGCTTTCGGTCGGGCAGAGACGCCGAGCTCGAGATGCACCCGACTGTCAAGCCCACCGCACTCGTGATCGATGCCATCAAGGATTGCTCGCGCCGCGGCGACATCGTGCTCGACCCGTTTTGTGGGTCCGGCACCACGATCATGGCGGCACAGAAGTGCCGGCGGCGGGCCCGCGCGATCGAGCTCGATCCGCTCTATGTCGATGTCGCCATCCGCCGCTGGCAGGCCTATACGGGCCAGCCGGCGACCATGGCATTGACGGGGGAGAGCTTTACGGAGGTCGAGCAGCGTCGTGCCGACCCTCTGCAGTAG
- a CDS encoding DUF5681 domain-containing protein: MPRNSKGQFDKGTTGNPKGRPRKRSHPISDGQMRRDFFDATEMLVPIIEGNERKMIPAHHAIDKQLVIKAVSGDMRAICEYNKRRERYTLEHVRAQLKSLELIFEGEDRIRMFPEDVTDEYKRVLTLLRMKIDPDYLL, from the coding sequence ATGCCTCGCAACAGCAAGGGACAGTTCGACAAGGGCACGACTGGCAATCCGAAGGGCCGTCCACGGAAGCGGTCGCATCCCATCTCGGATGGTCAGATGCGGCGCGATTTCTTTGATGCGACGGAAATGCTGGTGCCGATCATCGAAGGCAATGAGCGTAAGATGATCCCTGCACACCATGCCATTGACAAGCAGTTGGTCATCAAGGCGGTGTCAGGCGACATGCGGGCCATCTGCGAATACAACAAGAGGCGCGAGCGCTACACGCTGGAGCATGTCCGGGCGCAGCTTAAGAGTCTCGAACTCATCTTCGAGGGCGAAGACCGCATCCGCATGTTTCCCGAGGACGTCACGGATGAGTATAAGCGGGTCTTGACGCTGTTGCGCATGAAGATCGATCCGGACTACTTGCTTTAA
- a CDS encoding tandem-95 repeat protein produces the protein MIITGTNGTDTITGTTGGDLISSGNGNDTINGSAGNDIIDAGNGDDKVNGGAGVDLIFGGNGNDTLDGGSGSDVVSGGNGNDILIYGASENVNAIDIYDGGNGQDTLRLIVSQSMASSAGFLADIAALQAKLAHGSATYLFNSFNLLVTDIEKLQIVIEPSANHPPVAVADVASTNEDTTLTIIASALLANDTDPDANDTKAIVSVQGAQHGTVSLNSSGNVVFTADANYSGVASFTYTMKDSAGATSTATVTVNVAAVNDAPTATNLSASETYKEDTPLNLTDIIVTDLDSATVTVKLALSNPAAGTLSTGASGGVTSTYNALTGVWSASGATADVNALLAGVTFNPAANFNGSFSIATSVSDGVAPPVIGAKTFSGIAVNDAPIATNLSAPETYTEDTALNLSDIVITDIDSSTITATLTLSNPAAGALSTTTSGAVTSTYAGGVWTASGATADVNALLAGLKFIPAANFNGNFSIAATVSDGTASVTGAKAFTGVAVNDAPVAIADALAATEDSAITFTRAQLLGNDTDIDNSNAQLSISSVTSGTGGSAVLNSDGSVTFTPTHDVNGAATFTYTITDGHLTSTPATATVNIAPVATAPTIAHERIEANVTTAPIALNIQISDPDTSDTLASTVQVTGVPPKYMLTAGAQSTDDPGVWIVNLSDVAGLAIQLRPDATAEKQTIALSITASSFDHANVAQKTEVLNIQINDPGVKVAADGYIADALVFVDKADGNGVYNGILDLGESFTYTASDGTFSLDTSGGQLVLQSVHGGGHNTIDVLTGLPFNGTLKAPSGSTVVTPLTNLIVAVAGAGGDTAAAEASVKAALGLSDSVSLTTLDPIAATVSAAPGAADVLAASIQVQATVAQLSAATGASAESVIGALAQTVTAGNVDLGAPSTVSALATAVNNTLPLNQQLSATDLNAIAQVVQESNAQISSSLANTTDLSQVAQAAQVAFGDTTQALSDAANGAGTTTFSSVHNDYTGAALEQKIAAAPLTLTGTEVADTLTGGDGNDLISGLGGNDTLKGGAGDDMISGGAGKDALTGGAGNDTLDGGADFDRAIYTEATGGITVHLGAGTATGASVGTDTLISIDGVIGSNFNDYLDGTGYTGSTGLPGAIIGFVEFEGGAGDDTIIGGSNVQGHALTRVSYLGASAGVTVDIQSGQAYGTAPGDVANVGHDTISNVLNVWGSNYDDTLLGSDNGSGSFEAFEGRRGNDFVDGRGGYDVVVYATDLTTTTGITVNMAAGTVTGDVTVGTDTLRNVEAVRGTNFADYYNASNFGAAGTANIGSLGTFNDFQGGGGDDVVLGNGNTRVNYSSALAGVTVNLQTDLNQAGVTATNVVGSAAGTTEGTDSLTGVNAAQGSSFDDTLLGSNFNNTFTGLGGDDFIDGRGGFDTASYNSMTLATSGIVVAMAAGTVTDNVNNVIGHDTLRNIEGVQGTGYADTFDAAGYGLGGALNVSTSNGNFNQFEGLGGDDVITGNGATRVLYSNATGGVSVTIGVNGAGTATGDASTGHDSFTGGVNAAIGSNFADSYDASAFNNGFNSFQGNGGNDTITGNGATQVQYSNATSGVAITIGAGGAGSASGDGSVGTDTFTGVNSAVGGNLNDSYNASGFSGFNSFQGNGGNDTITGNGATQVQYNNATGAVTVNLSTGIATGDGSVGTDTITGGVNNVLGSNFADTITGSSGADFLNGNGGNDTINGGGGNDNLNGGFGADTFVYANGGGADFISDFNRGQGDRIDVTGVTGVFTLADIQAHASQQGPNTVMDFGGGNMITLANIAVGSLVATDFVFNNTVIGTSGNDTLVGTSQIDGIYGLDGNDRLQGLGSNDLLDGGNGFDRAVYTEATGSITVNLAAGTASGAGVGSDTLVSIEGAVGGAFNDTFNAAGFTGSSAQPGVAAGQSGFEGRGGDDVITGRINDLGQSVTRVEYLGASAAVTVDLAAGTGQGTAAGDLANVGHDTFTNALQGVFGSAFNDTIYGSDNANFTYEAFEGRAGNDYIDGRGGYDIVAYNNDPATGLGITVNLAAGTVTGDATVGTDTLRNVEAVRGTIFDDVFDTTGYGAPGALNVSTTNGNFNDIAGAGGNDSIIGNGNTRLNYSIAQAAVTVDLETTAGTAITVAGSATGTTEGTDTFTGVNAVQASVFNDTLLGSSYNNTFTPLGGDDYMDGRGGFDTASYNNLNTTTGGIAVAMAAGTVTGDASIGHDTLRNIEGVQGTGYADTFDAAGYGLGGALNVSTSNGNFNQFEGLGGDDVITGNGATRVLYSNATGGVSVTIGVNGAGTATGDASTGHDSFTGGVNAAIGSNFADSYDASAFNNGFNSFQGNGGNDTITGNGATQVQYSNATSGVAITIGAGGAGSASGDGSVGTDTFTGVNSAVGGNLNDSYNASGFSGFNSFQGNGGNDTITGNGATQVQYNNATGAVTVNLSTGIATGDGSVGTDTITGGVNNVLGSNFADTITGSSGADFLNGNGGNDTINGGGGNDNLNGGGGNDNFVFVSGATAGATITDFTGNGPSQGDTLEFHGFGLSADGATLTQIGLSNQWLVHSGLDAHDETITINGAVYATDFHFLT, from the coding sequence ATGATTATCACCGGCACAAACGGCACCGACACCATCACCGGCACCACCGGTGGAGATCTCATCAGCTCCGGCAATGGTAACGACACCATCAATGGGTCCGCCGGAAACGACATCATCGATGCAGGAAATGGCGACGATAAGGTCAACGGCGGCGCAGGCGTCGACCTGATCTTTGGGGGCAATGGAAACGATACGCTCGATGGTGGATCTGGTAGCGACGTCGTTAGCGGCGGCAATGGCAACGATATCCTCATCTACGGTGCATCCGAAAACGTCAACGCAATTGACATCTACGATGGCGGCAACGGGCAAGACACTCTTCGCCTGATCGTCAGCCAGTCCATGGCGAGCTCAGCGGGATTTCTTGCAGATATCGCGGCACTGCAGGCCAAACTTGCGCACGGCAGCGCCACCTACCTATTCAACAGCTTCAATCTCCTCGTTACGGATATTGAAAAGCTCCAAATTGTCATCGAGCCCAGCGCAAATCACCCGCCCGTCGCGGTTGCAGATGTGGCGAGCACTAACGAAGACACGACCCTTACGATTATTGCTTCTGCGTTGCTTGCCAACGACACCGATCCCGACGCCAACGATACGAAAGCAATCGTATCCGTGCAGGGAGCGCAGCATGGCACCGTCTCGCTGAACAGCAGCGGCAATGTCGTGTTCACCGCCGACGCCAATTATTCCGGCGTTGCTAGCTTTACTTACACGATGAAAGACAGTGCCGGCGCAACGTCGACGGCGACCGTCACGGTAAATGTTGCCGCCGTCAACGACGCCCCGACTGCTACGAACCTCTCTGCTAGTGAGACCTATAAAGAGGATACGCCGCTCAATCTCACTGACATCATTGTCACTGACCTCGACAGCGCCACTGTCACGGTGAAGTTGGCGCTTTCGAATCCGGCTGCCGGAACTCTGAGCACCGGCGCGTCCGGCGGGGTAACTTCAACCTACAATGCGCTAACGGGCGTCTGGTCGGCTTCCGGCGCAACCGCCGACGTCAACGCCTTGCTGGCAGGGGTCACTTTCAACCCGGCGGCGAACTTCAACGGAAGCTTCTCAATCGCGACCAGTGTCAGCGATGGAGTTGCTCCGCCAGTGATAGGCGCCAAGACCTTCAGCGGAATTGCCGTCAACGACGCCCCGATCGCAACGAACCTGTCTGCTCCTGAGACTTACACTGAAGACACAGCACTCAACCTCAGCGATATCGTCATCACTGACATTGACAGCAGCACGATCACGGCAACCCTTACGCTGTCAAACCCGGCGGCCGGCGCGCTGAGCACCACAACCTCGGGCGCGGTGACCTCGACCTACGCAGGGGGAGTCTGGACGGCGTCAGGTGCGACGGCTGACGTCAATGCCCTGCTGGCGGGTCTTAAATTCATTCCGGCAGCCAACTTCAACGGCAATTTCTCGATTGCCGCCACTGTCAGCGATGGAACGGCGTCGGTTACCGGTGCAAAGGCATTCACAGGCGTGGCTGTGAATGATGCCCCCGTCGCGATCGCTGACGCACTGGCTGCGACTGAAGACTCCGCTATTACTTTTACGCGGGCGCAATTGCTCGGTAACGACACCGATATCGACAATTCCAATGCCCAGCTCTCGATCAGCTCGGTAACGAGCGGAACAGGCGGTAGCGCCGTCCTTAACAGTGACGGCAGCGTTACGTTTACACCAACCCATGATGTCAACGGTGCCGCGACGTTCACCTACACCATCACTGATGGCCATCTGACAAGTACCCCCGCAACGGCGACCGTAAACATAGCGCCGGTCGCGACGGCACCGACGATCGCTCATGAACGAATCGAGGCAAACGTCACAACAGCGCCAATCGCATTGAACATTCAGATCAGCGACCCCGATACCAGCGACACGCTGGCGTCGACGGTTCAGGTTACCGGCGTTCCGCCCAAATATATGTTGACCGCTGGGGCCCAGTCCACAGACGACCCCGGAGTCTGGATCGTCAACCTGAGCGACGTGGCCGGTCTGGCTATCCAGCTCAGGCCTGATGCCACGGCCGAAAAGCAGACGATAGCACTGAGCATCACGGCGAGCTCTTTCGACCACGCGAACGTTGCGCAAAAGACTGAGGTGCTGAACATCCAGATCAATGATCCGGGGGTAAAAGTTGCAGCCGATGGCTACATCGCCGATGCACTGGTCTTTGTTGACAAAGCGGATGGGAACGGCGTTTACAATGGTATTCTCGACCTAGGGGAATCGTTCACTTACACCGCGAGCGATGGCACGTTCAGCCTCGACACGTCGGGCGGCCAACTGGTCCTTCAGAGCGTTCATGGCGGCGGCCATAACACCATCGACGTGTTGACCGGACTGCCGTTCAACGGCACGTTGAAAGCTCCGAGCGGCTCGACCGTCGTGACGCCGCTCACCAATCTGATCGTAGCGGTCGCGGGTGCCGGCGGCGACACCGCGGCAGCTGAAGCTTCCGTGAAGGCGGCGCTGGGGCTATCTGACTCGGTCAGTCTGACGACGCTGGATCCGATCGCCGCGACCGTCTCGGCGGCGCCTGGAGCGGCTGACGTTCTCGCGGCGTCAATCCAGGTGCAGGCGACCGTGGCTCAGCTCTCGGCGGCGACGGGTGCCTCAGCTGAGTCGGTCATCGGCGCGCTCGCCCAGACCGTCACCGCAGGCAATGTTGACCTCGGCGCGCCCTCGACGGTTTCTGCCTTGGCGACCGCGGTCAACAATACGCTTCCGCTCAATCAGCAGCTCTCGGCGACTGACCTCAATGCGATTGCTCAGGTCGTCCAGGAATCCAACGCCCAGATTTCGAGCAGCCTTGCGAACACCACCGACCTCAGCCAGGTTGCGCAGGCAGCACAAGTAGCCTTTGGCGACACAACGCAGGCGCTCTCGGACGCGGCGAACGGCGCCGGCACCACCACCTTCAGCAGCGTGCACAACGACTATACGGGCGCTGCGCTCGAGCAGAAGATAGCAGCGGCTCCGCTTACGCTGACGGGCACAGAAGTTGCCGACACGCTGACAGGCGGCGACGGCAATGATTTGATTTCCGGTCTCGGCGGCAACGACACACTCAAAGGCGGAGCCGGCGATGACATGATTTCGGGTGGCGCGGGCAAGGATGCTCTAACCGGCGGGGCGGGCAACGACACCCTCGATGGCGGTGCGGACTTCGACCGGGCCATATACACCGAAGCGACCGGTGGCATCACCGTTCACCTTGGAGCGGGGACTGCGACCGGTGCGAGCGTCGGCACCGATACTCTGATCTCGATCGATGGCGTCATCGGCAGCAATTTCAACGACTATCTTGACGGCACTGGCTACACCGGGAGCACCGGTTTGCCGGGCGCCATAATTGGCTTCGTCGAATTTGAAGGCGGCGCAGGTGACGATACGATCATTGGCGGGAGCAATGTTCAGGGTCATGCTCTGACGCGCGTGAGCTATCTCGGCGCATCCGCCGGGGTGACTGTCGACATCCAATCAGGACAAGCTTACGGAACGGCTCCGGGCGACGTTGCCAATGTCGGCCATGATACGATCAGCAACGTTCTGAATGTCTGGGGCTCGAACTACGACGATACTCTGCTCGGAAGCGACAACGGATCCGGCTCCTTTGAGGCATTCGAAGGACGTCGTGGCAATGACTTCGTCGACGGTCGCGGCGGCTATGACGTCGTCGTTTATGCGACGGACCTGACCACGACGACGGGCATCACGGTCAACATGGCCGCAGGCACTGTCACTGGCGATGTGACGGTCGGCACCGATACCCTGCGCAATGTCGAAGCCGTGCGCGGCACCAATTTCGCGGATTATTACAACGCTTCGAACTTTGGCGCGGCGGGCACCGCCAATATCGGCTCGCTTGGGACGTTCAACGATTTCCAGGGCGGTGGCGGCGACGACGTCGTCCTTGGCAATGGCAATACTCGTGTCAACTACTCCAGCGCGCTTGCCGGGGTCACGGTCAATTTGCAAACGGACCTCAATCAAGCAGGGGTGACCGCCACAAACGTCGTAGGTAGTGCAGCCGGCACGACCGAGGGAACCGATTCGCTAACTGGCGTGAATGCCGCGCAAGGTTCTTCTTTTGACGATACTCTGCTCGGCTCCAATTTCAACAACACGTTCACGGGTCTGGGCGGCGACGACTTCATCGACGGCCGCGGCGGGTTCGACACGGCCAGCTACAACAGCATGACGCTTGCGACCAGCGGCATCGTTGTCGCCATGGCTGCCGGCACGGTGACCGATAACGTCAACAACGTGATCGGCCACGACACGCTGCGCAACATCGAGGGTGTTCAGGGCACCGGTTATGCCGACACGTTTGACGCAGCCGGCTATGGCTTGGGCGGTGCGCTGAACGTCTCCACCAGCAACGGCAACTTCAACCAGTTCGAGGGCCTTGGCGGCGATGACGTCATCACCGGCAACGGCGCTACCCGCGTGCTCTACAGCAATGCGACGGGCGGGGTGAGCGTCACGATCGGGGTGAACGGTGCCGGCACGGCCACGGGCGACGCCTCGACCGGCCATGACAGCTTCACCGGCGGGGTCAATGCGGCGATCGGCAGCAATTTTGCCGACAGCTACGATGCCTCGGCCTTCAACAACGGCTTCAACTCGTTCCAGGGCAATGGCGGCAACGACACCATCACCGGCAACGGTGCCACCCAGGTGCAGTACAGCAATGCCACCTCCGGCGTAGCGATCACGATCGGAGCCGGCGGCGCAGGTTCGGCCTCGGGCGACGGCTCGGTCGGCACCGACACCTTCACCGGGGTCAACAGCGCGGTCGGCGGCAATCTCAACGACAGCTACAATGCCTCCGGCTTCAGCGGCTTCAACTCGTTCCAGGGCAATGGCGGCAACGACACCATCACCGGCAACGGCGCCACCCAGGTCCAGTACAACAACGCAACCGGCGCGGTGACCGTCAATCTGTCCACCGGCATCGCCACCGGCGACGGTTCGGTCGGCACCGATACCATCACCGGCGGCGTCAACAACGTGCTCGGCTCCAACTTTGCCGACACCATCACCGGATCCTCAGGCGCCGACTTCCTCAACGGCAACGGCGGCAACGACACCATCAATGGTGGTGGTGGCAATGACAATCTGAACGGCGGGTTCGGTGCCGACACCTTTGTCTACGCCAACGGCGGCGGCGCAGACTTTATCAGCGACTTCAACCGCGGCCAGGGCGACCGCATCGACGTCACGGGCGTGACGGGGGTCTTCACCCTTGCCGATATCCAGGCTCATGCGTCGCAGCAGGGACCGAACACGGTCATGGACTTCGGCGGCGGCAACATGATCACGCTGGCCAACATCGCGGTCGGCAGCCTCGTTGCCACCGACTTCGTGTTCAACAATACCGTCATCGGCACGTCTGGCAACGATACGCTGGTCGGCACCAGCCAGATCGACGGCATCTATGGGCTGGACGGCAACGACCGCCTGCAGGGCCTTGGCAGCAATGACCTGCTGGATGGCGGCAACGGCTTCGACCGGGCGGTCTATACCGAGGCGACCGGATCGATCACGGTCAATCTTGCGGCCGGCACGGCTAGCGGAGCCGGGGTTGGCAGCGATACGCTCGTGAGCATTGAAGGCGCCGTCGGCGGGGCATTCAACGACACGTTCAATGCCGCCGGATTTACCGGATCGAGCGCGCAACCGGGTGTTGCCGCTGGCCAGAGCGGGTTCGAGGGTCGCGGCGGCGACGATGTCATCACTGGCCGGATCAACGATTTGGGCCAGTCCGTAACCCGGGTGGAGTATCTTGGTGCGTCGGCTGCGGTGACGGTCGATCTTGCGGCCGGCACCGGTCAGGGCACGGCGGCCGGCGACCTCGCCAATGTCGGCCACGACACCTTCACCAACGCGCTGCAGGGCGTGTTTGGATCGGCCTTCAACGACACGATCTACGGCAGCGACAATGCCAACTTCACCTATGAGGCCTTCGAAGGTCGCGCTGGCAACGACTATATCGATGGCCGCGGTGGGTACGACATCGTCGCCTACAATAATGACCCGGCGACGGGCTTGGGCATTACCGTCAACCTTGCCGCAGGCACGGTGACCGGCGATGCCACCGTCGGCACCGACACCCTCCGCAATGTGGAAGCCGTGCGCGGCACGATCTTCGACGACGTGTTTGATACAACCGGCTACGGCGCCCCAGGCGCCCTCAATGTCTCTACCACCAACGGCAACTTCAACGATATTGCTGGAGCCGGCGGCAACGACAGCATCATCGGCAACGGCAACACCCGCCTCAATTACTCGATCGCGCAGGCGGCCGTCACAGTCGATCTGGAGACCACGGCCGGCACGGCCATCACCGTTGCAGGCAGTGCGACCGGCACGACCGAGGGGACCGACACCTTCACCGGCGTCAATGCCGTTCAGGCTTCGGTCTTCAACGACACGCTGCTCGGCTCCAGCTACAACAACACGTTCACGCCGCTTGGCGGCGATGATTACATGGACGGCCGCGGCGGGTTCGACACGGCGAGCTACAACAACCTGAACACGACGACGGGCGGCATCGCGGTAGCCATGGCCGCCGGCACCGTGACCGGCGATGCCTCGATCGGCCACGATACGCTGCGCAACATCGAGGGTGTTCAGGGCACCGGTTATGCCGACACGTTTGACGCAGCCGGCTATGGCTTGGGCGGTGCGCTGAACGTCTCCACCAGCAACGGCAACTTCAACCAGTTCGAGGGCCTTGGCGGCGATGACGTCATCACCGGCAACGGCGCTACCCGCGTGCTCTACAGCAATGCGACGGGCGGGGTGAGCGTCACGATCGGGGTGAACGGTGCCGGCACGGCCACGGGCGACGCCTCGACCGGCCATGACAGCTTCACCGGCGGGGTCAATGCGGCGATCGGCAGCAATTTTGCCGACAGCTACGATGCCTCGGCCTTCAACAACGGCTTCAACTCGTTCCAGGGCAATGGCGGCAACGACACCATCACCGGCAACGGTGCCACCCAGGTGCAGTACAGCAATGCCACCTCCGGCGTAGCGATCACGATCGGAGCCGGCGGCGCAGGTTCGGCCTCGGGCGACGGCTCGGTCGGCACCGACACCTTCACCGGGGTCAACAGCGCGGTCGGCGGCAATCTCAACGACAGCTACAATGCCTCCGGCTTCAGCGGCTTCAACTCGTTCCAGGGCAATGGCGGCAACGACACCATCACCGGCAACGGCGCCACCCAGGTCCAGTACAACAACGCAACCGGCGCGGTGACCGTCAATCTGTCCACCGGCATCGCCACCGGCGACGGTTCGGTCGGCACCGATACCATCACCGGCGGCGTCAATAACGTGCTCGGCTCCAACTTTGCCGACACCATCACCGGATCCTCAGGCGCCGACTTCCTCAACGGCAACGGCGGCAACGACACCATCAATGGTGGTGGTGGCAATGACAATCTGAACGGCGGCGGAGGCAATGACAACTTCGTCTTTGTCTCGGGAGCAACTGCTGGCGCCACCATCACTGACTTTACCGGCAATGGACCTTCCCAAGGAGATACGCTGGAATTTCACGGTTTCGGGCTGTCCGCCGACGGCGCGACCCTGACGCAGATTGGGTTGAGCAATCAGTGGCTCGTGCACTCAGGTCTGGACGCACACGACGAGACCATCACGATCAATGGCGCTGTGTATGCCACGGACTTCCACTTCCTGACATAG
- a CDS encoding helix-turn-helix transcriptional regulator has protein sequence MHFDRLVDEIYEAAIVPERWKIVLDRLAGLADAEGALLFAAAPGLARWLSTDSIRSRVEAWIDSPFYLKNPRGERLVPIKEPRFLTDLDAFTIEELEQEPYYTDFLRPRGLGWCIGTSIYSPAGDILVVSIEKAHEKGPVPREVAEQLDRLRPHIARAALLSGRVGLERARATVESLKMIGLAAAVLGHGGKVLAANEALLAYEPDLRIGAGSQLEFANSAVHALFATASEGRSASTHGASIPVRRPRTREAFVVHVLPMRGSGRDVFSGAEFLLYVTPVIQQPGPPPEILQALFDLSPAEARVAAMIARGSSVEATAQALLVKPNTIRMQLKAIFAKTGTSRQAELVSLLHLAPSR, from the coding sequence ATGCATTTTGACCGTTTGGTCGATGAGATTTACGAAGCCGCTATAGTCCCCGAGCGGTGGAAGATTGTACTTGATAGATTGGCAGGTTTAGCTGACGCTGAAGGTGCACTATTATTTGCTGCGGCCCCCGGGCTGGCTCGATGGCTGTCAACAGACAGTATTCGCTCCCGAGTAGAAGCTTGGATTGATAGTCCCTTCTACCTGAAAAATCCTCGAGGCGAGCGGTTGGTCCCGATCAAAGAACCGCGCTTCCTTACCGACCTTGATGCATTCACTATCGAGGAGCTAGAGCAAGAACCCTATTACACTGATTTTCTGCGGCCCCGTGGTTTAGGCTGGTGCATCGGCACCTCGATATACTCCCCGGCGGGTGATATCCTTGTTGTTTCGATCGAAAAGGCTCATGAAAAAGGGCCCGTACCTCGGGAGGTCGCCGAACAGCTCGATCGTCTTCGACCCCATATCGCTCGCGCCGCCTTGCTGTCGGGCCGCGTTGGCCTCGAGCGAGCACGAGCAACAGTTGAAAGTCTGAAAATGATTGGCTTGGCAGCAGCTGTGCTCGGCCATGGTGGCAAGGTGCTGGCGGCCAACGAAGCTCTGCTTGCTTATGAGCCCGATCTTCGGATTGGTGCTGGCTCCCAACTCGAATTTGCGAACTCAGCCGTTCATGCTCTTTTTGCCACCGCGTCGGAAGGAAGATCCGCCTCTACTCATGGGGCGTCTATTCCGGTTCGGAGGCCGCGCACGCGCGAGGCCTTTGTGGTCCATGTCCTGCCGATGCGCGGATCGGGACGTGATGTCTTTTCGGGCGCCGAATTCCTGCTTTACGTGACACCAGTCATTCAGCAACCGGGCCCGCCCCCGGAAATCCTTCAGGCGTTGTTCGACCTCTCGCCTGCCGAAGCCCGCGTTGCCGCGATGATTGCCAGGGGCAGCTCGGTAGAGGCAACGGCGCAAGCGCTATTAGTCAAGCCAAATACGATTCGCATGCAGCTCAAGGCAATCTTTGCAAAGACCGGAACGAGCCGCCAGGCCGAGCTTGTGAGCTTGCTGCACTTGGCACCTTCCAGGTAG